One genomic region from Rosa rugosa chromosome 1, drRosRugo1.1, whole genome shotgun sequence encodes:
- the LOC133732665 gene encoding uncharacterized protein LOC133732665, which produces MSINNIELLNGSNYKKWKGDIELNLGILDFDHVLREDPPQEPAANASKETKDKYLQWHRHNRMALICMKKSMTDAVKGGIADSENARVFFNSIADKYKVSDKAETGNLMNKLIKMRFNGQGSIREYIMQGIDTAGKLKGLNVTVEDTFLVRRLKYSR; this is translated from the exons ATGAGCATCAATAACATTGAACTGCTCAATGGATCAAACTACAAGAAATGGAAGGGAGACATTGAATTGAACCTGGGAATTCTGGACTTTGATCATGTGCTAAGGGAGGATCCACCACAGGAGCCAGCTGCTAATGCAAGCAAGGAGACTAAGGACAAGTACCTGCAGTGGCATAGGCATAATAGAATGGCCTTGATCTGCATGAAGAAAAGCATGACAGATGCAGTGAAGGGAGGAATTGCAGATTCTGAAAATGCAAGGGTGTTTTTCAACTCCATTGCAGATAAGTACAAGGTGTCTGACAAAGCTGAGACTGGAAATTTGATGAATAAACTTATCAAGATGAGGTTCAATGGACAAGGAAGCATCAGGGAGTACATTATGCAAGGGATAGACACTGCTGGAAAGTTGAAAGGCCTAAATGTGACAGTTGAAGATACTTTCTTGGT GAGGAGACTGAAGTACTCAAGATGA